The following proteins come from a genomic window of Micromonospora echinofusca:
- a CDS encoding FadR/GntR family transcriptional regulator has translation MTTIDATPLRGTERPGPRRQEVATRIKEYILRNRLKPGNLLPTEIELCEAVGASRSSVREAVKILSALDIVEVRHGHGTFVGRMSLNALVESLAFRGLLSGEEDHHVLGQVVDVRQTLEQGLAAQAIDVLDEEHRAELSALADEMENLAAQGKDFLEVDRAFHLKLMEPLGNDLILQLTEAFWQVQAIVAPTLRTEPEDRVITAQRHRAIVDAVAAGDPAGLRSAIAEHYAPIRASIARAVQP, from the coding sequence ATGACGACCATTGACGCGACTCCGCTACGCGGCACGGAGCGCCCGGGTCCCCGCCGGCAGGAGGTCGCGACCAGGATCAAGGAGTACATCCTGCGCAACCGCCTCAAGCCGGGCAACCTCCTGCCCACCGAGATCGAGCTGTGCGAGGCGGTGGGAGCCAGCCGTTCCAGCGTCCGCGAGGCGGTCAAGATCCTCTCCGCCCTCGACATCGTCGAGGTACGGCACGGCCACGGCACCTTCGTCGGACGCATGTCCCTCAACGCCCTCGTGGAGAGCCTCGCCTTCCGTGGCCTGCTGAGCGGCGAGGAGGACCACCACGTGCTGGGGCAGGTCGTGGACGTCCGACAGACCCTCGAGCAGGGGCTGGCGGCCCAGGCCATCGACGTCCTCGACGAGGAGCACCGCGCGGAACTCTCCGCGCTCGCCGACGAGATGGAGAACCTGGCCGCCCAGGGCAAGGACTTCCTCGAGGTCGACCGGGCGTTCCACCTCAAGTTGATGGAGCCCCTCGGCAACGACCTGATCCTCCAGCTCACCGAGGCGTTCTGGCAGGTACAGGCCATCGTGGCCCCCACGCTGCGCACCGAGCCGGAGGACCGGGTGATCACCGCGCAGCGGCACCGGGCGATCGTGGACGCGGTCGCGGCCGGCGACCCCGCCGGCCTGCGCTCCGCCATCGCCGAGCACTACGCGCCCATCCGGGCGAGCATCGCGCGCGCCGTCCAGCCCTGA
- a CDS encoding ABC transporter substrate-binding protein encodes MSTTGKPPRSRRVPPRRVRSLAIATVAATLAIGLAACSGGPASTNAVGDGKGGSSIETTLAFTLSSGFDPANASSAVATAVNQHIFEGLVDLDPVTREPYRALAKDDPTASADGRTYTVSLRDGVKFSDGTPVTAEDVAWSFTRVLKPADPKTPPLMQGFVSFIDSVEAKDATTVEFTLKYPFALFAERISVIKIVPKAKTADAAAAKAFDTAPIGSGPFKMDSASKESGIKLSRNPNYAGPRPAKVDTMTWNTTTEASARVSDLQGGRVQAIESVPYLNVDALKGKYTVDVKQAFNQVFLMFNSAAAPFSDKRVRQALHHAIDKDAVIKTALNGYGSPATSYLDEGNKDYQKAATVYDYNPEKAKALLAEAGVPNLSFRLDTTDNSVVKDVAPLVIEQWKKIGVNASLNTVPSSAIYGDIVPKDTFRVLMATGDPSVFGVDTDLLMRWFYYGETWPGQRYRWSDANRKAMANLLDKAAQTSDEAARKALWKQALDLAAEEAALYPVLHTKVVTAYDPAKLTGFSGAATTGLYFLGASRSG; translated from the coding sequence GTGAGCACCACTGGTAAGCCGCCGAGGAGCCGGCGCGTCCCCCCGCGCCGAGTCCGCTCACTGGCCATCGCGACCGTCGCAGCGACCCTGGCGATCGGGCTGGCGGCGTGCAGCGGCGGCCCTGCATCGACCAACGCCGTCGGCGACGGTAAGGGGGGATCGTCGATCGAGACCACGTTGGCGTTCACCCTCTCCAGCGGGTTCGATCCCGCCAACGCCTCCTCGGCGGTGGCGACGGCGGTCAACCAGCACATCTTCGAAGGCCTCGTAGATCTTGACCCGGTTACCCGGGAACCCTACCGGGCGCTGGCCAAGGACGACCCGACGGCCAGCGCCGACGGGCGCACCTACACCGTGTCGCTGCGTGACGGCGTGAAGTTCTCCGACGGCACCCCCGTCACGGCCGAGGACGTGGCCTGGTCCTTCACCCGGGTGCTCAAGCCGGCGGACCCCAAGACGCCGCCGCTGATGCAGGGGTTCGTCTCGTTCATCGACTCGGTCGAGGCCAAGGACGCCACGACGGTCGAGTTCACGCTGAAGTACCCGTTCGCCCTGTTCGCCGAGCGCATCTCGGTCATCAAGATCGTCCCCAAGGCGAAGACGGCGGACGCCGCCGCCGCGAAGGCCTTCGACACGGCACCGATCGGCTCCGGCCCGTTCAAGATGGACAGCGCGTCCAAGGAGTCGGGCATCAAGCTGAGCAGGAACCCGAACTACGCCGGCCCCCGGCCCGCCAAGGTGGACACGATGACGTGGAACACCACCACCGAGGCCTCGGCCCGGGTGTCGGACCTGCAGGGCGGCCGCGTCCAGGCCATCGAGTCGGTGCCCTACCTCAACGTCGACGCGCTCAAGGGCAAGTACACCGTCGACGTGAAGCAGGCCTTCAACCAGGTCTTCCTCATGTTCAACTCGGCGGCGGCGCCGTTCAGCGACAAGCGGGTGCGCCAGGCCCTGCACCACGCGATCGACAAGGACGCGGTCATCAAGACCGCGCTCAACGGCTACGGCAGCCCGGCGACGAGCTACCTCGACGAGGGCAACAAGGACTACCAGAAGGCCGCCACGGTCTACGACTACAACCCCGAGAAGGCCAAGGCCCTGCTCGCCGAGGCCGGCGTCCCGAACCTGTCCTTCCGGCTCGACACGACGGACAACTCCGTGGTGAAGGACGTCGCCCCGCTGGTCATCGAGCAGTGGAAGAAGATCGGCGTCAACGCCAGCCTCAACACGGTGCCCTCGTCGGCCATCTACGGCGACATCGTGCCGAAGGACACCTTCCGGGTGCTGATGGCCACCGGGGACCCCAGCGTCTTCGGCGTCGACACCGACCTGCTGATGCGCTGGTTCTACTACGGCGAGACGTGGCCGGGACAGCGCTACCGCTGGAGCGACGCGAACCGTAAGGCCATGGCCAACCTGCTCGACAAGGCGGCCCAGACCTCCGACGAGGCGGCCCGCAAGGCGCTGTGGAAGCAGGCCCTCGACCTGGCGGCCGAGGAGGCCGCGCTGTACCCCGTCCTGCACACCAAGGTCGTCACCGCGTACGACCCCGCCAAGCTCACCGGCTTCTCGGGCGCCGCGACCACCGGCCTGTACTTCCTGGGCGCCAGCCGGAGCGGCTGA
- a CDS encoding ABC transporter permease translates to MLSVLSLVARRLLTLIPLVLGITLFVFVIMQFSPIDPALSVLGDQATPAQVAAFKTANGLDDPLPLRYLHFLGDLVRGDLGMTFPPSVPVADKIATALPLTIQLTALGVVGALVIALALGIPAALYRDRWPDQVIRFVSMAGIATPSFWLALLLIQEFSVRRPVFPTGGYVNPADSVSLWLQSLAMPALALAVPVGCSLARIVRTSMVEELDKDYVRTAVGAGLPPRVVIGRNVLRNALVNPLTVLGLRIGYLIGGTVVIEAIFSLPGMGTQIMSAVQQNDTALAQGTVLTIAVGFVVVNLVVDILYLFANPRLRGAH, encoded by the coding sequence ATGCTGAGCGTTCTGAGCCTGGTCGCGCGACGACTCCTGACCCTGATTCCCCTGGTGCTGGGCATCACGCTGTTCGTCTTCGTGATCATGCAGTTCTCCCCGATCGATCCCGCGCTGTCCGTGCTCGGTGACCAGGCGACCCCCGCGCAGGTCGCGGCGTTCAAGACCGCCAACGGCCTCGACGACCCGCTACCCCTGCGCTACCTGCACTTCCTGGGCGACCTGGTCCGGGGTGACCTGGGCATGACCTTCCCGCCGTCGGTGCCGGTCGCCGACAAGATCGCCACCGCGCTGCCGCTGACCATCCAGCTGACCGCCCTGGGCGTCGTCGGCGCGCTGGTCATCGCGTTGGCCCTCGGCATCCCCGCCGCGTTGTACCGGGACCGCTGGCCCGACCAGGTGATCAGGTTCGTCTCCATGGCGGGCATCGCCACGCCGTCGTTCTGGCTGGCGCTGCTGCTCATCCAGGAGTTCTCGGTGCGGCGCCCGGTCTTTCCGACGGGCGGCTACGTCAACCCCGCCGATTCGGTCAGCCTCTGGTTGCAGTCCCTCGCCATGCCCGCGCTGGCCCTCGCCGTGCCGGTCGGCTGCTCGCTCGCCAGGATCGTGCGCACGTCGATGGTGGAGGAACTCGACAAGGACTACGTCCGTACGGCCGTCGGCGCCGGACTGCCGCCCCGGGTGGTGATCGGCCGCAACGTGCTGCGCAACGCGCTGGTCAACCCGCTCACCGTGCTGGGCCTGCGGATCGGCTACCTCATCGGCGGCACCGTCGTCATCGAGGCCATCTTCTCGCTGCCCGGCATGGGCACCCAGATCATGAGCGCGGTGCAGCAGAACGACACCGCCCTCGCGCAGGGAACCGTCCTGACGATCGCCGTCGGGTTCGTCGTCGTGAACCTGGTTGTCGACATCCTCTACCTCTTCGCCAACCCTCGACTGCGCGGAGCCCACTGA
- a CDS encoding dipeptide/oligopeptide/nickel ABC transporter permease/ATP-binding protein has translation MRRTLTARLSRPGIAFRRLTVTSRIALGFVLLIVLVGIFAPLLLRHDPAQAGLGPALTGPNGEHWFGLDKLGRDVFSRLVAGTRRSLIVGFGAAGIALFVGAILGALAGTSRTAVDEAVMRCLDVVMAFPAIVLSALLIISFGKNSLLVLVIAIGFVFTPSVARIVRANVLSQYREDYVAAERIIGARRLHILWRHVLRNCAAPILVFVTVMVADAIVFEASLSFIGGGLAPQEAESSWGSVIAFGKEMVQIGGWWATFFPGLLILLTVLALNVLSEGMSDAWAAPAARRATSSPAADPLVRAQPGAGEVVQLPGLPEAARRLRERARPLPQGEPVLEVRDLSIGFDGRHRGVDIVDGLSFDVRPGEVVGLVGESGSGKSLTSLAVMGLLPQGARVRGAVHFAGTDLLTVSAKRRRALMGREIAMIYQDALSALNPSLRIGPQLAQMIRRGGTRSAEELMGLVGLDPGRTLAAYPHELSGGQRQRVVIAMALSRDPRLIIADEPTTALDVTVQAQVIELLLRLQDRLGFALILVSHDLALVSDVADRVVVMYGGQIVESGVTADVVGAPAHHYARGLLGSVLSLEAGAQRLTQIRGVVPSPADFPPGCRFADRCPMATDVCRDTAPRLTGTAAHGYACHHPAVTVSEEEPAR, from the coding sequence ATGCGTCGCACCCTCACCGCCCGGCTGTCGCGTCCCGGCATCGCCTTCAGAAGGCTCACCGTCACCTCCCGGATCGCGCTCGGCTTCGTCCTGCTCATCGTCCTGGTCGGCATCTTCGCGCCCCTGCTTCTCCGGCACGATCCCGCCCAGGCCGGGCTCGGCCCGGCCCTGACCGGCCCGAACGGCGAGCACTGGTTCGGCCTCGACAAGCTCGGGCGCGACGTCTTCTCGCGGCTGGTGGCCGGCACCCGGCGTTCGCTGATCGTCGGCTTCGGCGCCGCCGGCATCGCCCTGTTCGTCGGCGCGATCCTCGGCGCGCTGGCGGGAACCAGCCGGACCGCGGTCGACGAGGCGGTCATGCGCTGCCTCGACGTCGTCATGGCCTTCCCTGCCATCGTGCTGTCCGCCCTGCTGATCATCTCCTTCGGGAAGAACAGCCTGCTGGTCCTCGTGATCGCGATCGGCTTCGTCTTCACCCCGTCCGTCGCGCGGATCGTGCGCGCCAACGTGCTCTCGCAGTACCGGGAGGACTACGTGGCGGCCGAGCGGATCATCGGCGCGCGCCGACTGCACATCCTCTGGCGACACGTCCTGCGCAACTGTGCCGCGCCGATCCTCGTCTTCGTCACCGTCATGGTGGCCGACGCCATCGTCTTCGAGGCGTCCCTCTCCTTCATCGGTGGCGGGCTGGCCCCCCAGGAGGCGGAGTCCTCGTGGGGATCGGTCATCGCCTTCGGCAAGGAGATGGTGCAGATCGGCGGCTGGTGGGCCACGTTCTTCCCCGGCCTGCTGATCCTGCTCACCGTGCTCGCCCTGAACGTGCTCTCCGAGGGGATGTCCGACGCCTGGGCCGCCCCGGCTGCCCGGCGCGCCACCAGCTCGCCGGCCGCCGATCCGCTGGTACGGGCACAGCCCGGCGCCGGCGAGGTCGTGCAGCTGCCCGGCCTGCCGGAGGCGGCGCGGCGGCTGCGCGAGCGTGCCCGCCCCCTCCCGCAGGGCGAGCCCGTGCTCGAGGTCAGGGACCTGTCGATCGGGTTCGATGGACGCCACCGGGGCGTCGACATCGTCGACGGCCTGAGCTTCGACGTGCGTCCCGGCGAGGTCGTCGGCCTGGTGGGGGAGTCGGGCTCGGGCAAGTCGCTGACGTCCCTCGCGGTCATGGGGCTGCTGCCCCAGGGGGCCAGGGTGCGCGGTGCGGTCCACTTCGCGGGTACGGACCTGCTCACCGTGAGCGCGAAACGGCGGCGCGCCCTGATGGGCCGCGAGATCGCGATGATCTACCAGGACGCCCTCTCGGCGCTGAACCCCTCGCTGCGCATCGGCCCACAGCTGGCGCAGATGATCCGCCGCGGCGGCACCCGGTCGGCCGAGGAGCTGATGGGACTGGTGGGCCTGGACCCCGGGCGCACCCTGGCGGCGTACCCGCACGAGCTCTCCGGCGGGCAGCGGCAGCGCGTGGTGATCGCCATGGCCCTCTCCCGCGACCCGCGCCTGATCATCGCCGACGAGCCGACCACCGCGCTCGACGTGACGGTCCAGGCGCAGGTGATAGAACTGCTGCTGCGGCTACAGGACCGGCTGGGCTTCGCCCTGATCCTGGTCAGCCACGACCTCGCGCTGGTCAGCGACGTCGCCGACCGGGTCGTCGTCATGTACGGCGGTCAGATCGTCGAGAGCGGGGTCACCGCCGACGTGGTCGGGGCCCCGGCGCACCACTACGCCCGGGGGCTGCTCGGCTCGGTGCTCTCGCTGGAGGCCGGCGCGCAGCGGCTCACCCAGATCCGTGGCGTGGTGCCGTCCCCGGCCGATTTCCCACCGGGATGCCGATTCGCGGACCGCTGCCCCATGGCGACCGACGTCTGCCGCGACACGGCGCCCCGACTGACGGGCACCGCCGCCCACGGGTACGCCTGCCACCACCCGGCCGTCACCGTCAGCGAAGAGGAGCCGGCCCGATGA
- a CDS encoding oligopeptide/dipeptide ABC transporter ATP-binding protein — protein MSATATRQPIVELRDVHVVHRTRGGGMFNRERVYALTGADLTVRAGETIGVVGESGCGKSTLAKVLVGLQRPTSGTVTFAGSDVWSMAASQRRHLIGTGIGMVFQDPATSLNRRMPVRDILRDPLDVHRRGSRSQREERVAELMALVGLPNSVADVLPSQLSGGQRQRVSIARALALEPGLVIADEPTSALDVSVRAQILNLLLDLKERLGLAMVFVSHDIQTVKRISDRVVTMYLGRIVEQAPAAGLPEGAQHPYTRALFSATPGLLSPIDPIPLVGPVPLATRPPSGCPFRTRCWKATDVCASDMPPVEPGADGGGHEFRCHHPVPAGSGNAELVELARAATGRTTPLHVEETA, from the coding sequence ATGAGCGCGACAGCCACGCGACAGCCGATCGTCGAGCTGCGCGACGTGCACGTGGTCCACCGCACCCGTGGCGGCGGCATGTTCAACCGGGAGCGGGTGTACGCCCTCACCGGCGCGGACCTGACCGTCCGCGCCGGCGAGACCATCGGCGTCGTTGGTGAGTCCGGGTGCGGCAAGTCCACCCTGGCCAAGGTGCTGGTGGGGCTCCAGCGGCCGACGAGCGGCACGGTCACCTTCGCCGGCTCCGACGTGTGGTCTATGGCCGCGTCGCAACGGCGCCACCTCATCGGCACGGGCATCGGCATGGTCTTCCAGGACCCGGCCACGTCGCTGAACCGCCGGATGCCGGTACGCGACATCCTGCGCGACCCGCTCGACGTGCACCGCCGGGGCAGCAGGAGCCAGCGGGAGGAGCGCGTCGCCGAGCTGATGGCCCTGGTGGGTCTGCCCAACTCGGTCGCCGACGTCCTGCCGAGCCAGCTCTCCGGCGGGCAACGCCAGCGGGTTTCCATCGCGCGCGCCCTGGCCCTGGAGCCGGGCCTGGTGATCGCCGACGAGCCCACCAGCGCCCTCGACGTCTCGGTACGCGCGCAGATCCTCAACCTGCTCCTGGACCTCAAGGAGCGCCTCGGCCTGGCCATGGTCTTCGTCTCGCACGACATCCAGACCGTCAAGCGGATCAGCGACCGCGTGGTCACCATGTACCTCGGCCGGATCGTGGAGCAGGCGCCCGCCGCCGGGCTCCCCGAGGGCGCCCAGCACCCGTACACGCGCGCGCTCTTCTCCGCCACGCCGGGTCTGCTCTCGCCCATCGACCCCATCCCGCTCGTGGGTCCCGTCCCCCTGGCCACCCGGCCACCCAGCGGATGCCCGTTCCGCACCCGCTGCTGGAAGGCCACCGACGTGTGCGCCTCCGACATGCCACCGGTCGAGCCGGGCGCCGACGGCGGCGGCCACGAGTTCCGCTGCCACCACCCCGTGCCCGCCGGGTCCGGCAACGCCGAGCTGGTGGAACTCGCCAGAGCAGCGACGGGCCGCACCACCCCCCTACACGTCGAGGAGACAGCGTGA
- a CDS encoding dihydrodipicolinate synthase family protein: MTTPAPRIAGVVPPVVTPLTEEGTVDVRSLERLVERLLAAGVDGIFALGSSGETVFLTDNQRDQVLETVVKTVGGAVPVIAGCIEPTTRRVLDRAEASARLGADGLVATAPFYAIVGPHEIERHFRSLASSVELPLFAYDIPVCVHTKLSTDLLTRLAADGVVAGVKDSSGDDVAFRQLVLRIAEQAPDTGFSLLTGHEVVVDAMMLAGASGSVPGLGNVDPAGYVRLHRACVGGDWDTARREQDRLTRLFRIVDAADPATTAGATRGVGAFKTALALLGVIDGNAVSLPLRPLDADETARVRTQLELAGLL; this comes from the coding sequence GTGACCACCCCAGCCCCGCGGATCGCCGGAGTCGTACCGCCGGTCGTCACCCCCCTGACCGAGGAGGGCACGGTCGACGTCCGCTCCCTGGAGCGGCTCGTCGAGCGGCTGCTCGCGGCCGGCGTCGACGGCATCTTCGCGCTCGGCAGCTCGGGCGAGACGGTCTTCCTCACCGACAACCAGCGGGACCAGGTCCTCGAAACCGTCGTGAAGACCGTCGGCGGCGCCGTACCCGTCATCGCCGGCTGCATCGAACCGACCACCCGGCGGGTCCTCGACCGCGCGGAGGCGTCGGCGCGGCTGGGCGCCGACGGTCTGGTGGCGACCGCGCCCTTCTACGCCATCGTCGGCCCCCACGAGATCGAGCGGCACTTCCGGTCGCTCGCCTCGTCGGTCGAGCTGCCCCTGTTCGCGTACGACATTCCCGTCTGCGTGCACACCAAGCTCTCCACGGACCTGCTGACCCGGCTCGCGGCAGACGGGGTCGTGGCCGGGGTCAAGGACTCCAGCGGGGACGACGTCGCGTTCCGCCAACTGGTGCTGCGGATCGCCGAGCAGGCGCCGGACACCGGCTTCAGCCTGCTGACCGGCCACGAGGTGGTCGTCGACGCGATGATGCTCGCCGGCGCCTCCGGCTCCGTTCCCGGGCTGGGCAACGTGGACCCGGCGGGCTACGTGCGACTGCACCGGGCCTGCGTCGGCGGCGACTGGGACACCGCCCGGCGCGAGCAGGACCGCCTGACCCGGCTGTTCCGGATCGTCGACGCGGCCGACCCCGCGACGACGGCGGGGGCGACGAGGGGCGTGGGCGCGTTCAAGACCGCGCTGGCCCTGCTCGGTGTCATCGACGGCAACGCCGTGTCGCTTCCCCTGCGGCCGCTCGACGCCGACGAGACGGCCCGCGTGCGTACGCAGCTGGAACTGGCGGGGCTGCTCTGA
- a CDS encoding ROK family protein — translation MSEARDRAAGADEAVAALDIGGTKTAAALVTGQGVVLDRVTAATPGRAGASAVLATAADLVHRLGARAPGTRVRAVGVGSAGVVDSRTGRVLSATDVLTGWAGTDLAGRLRELTGLPVAVINDVHAHALGEARHGPAAGHETMLFVAVGTGIGASFVVGGGVLAGAHSAAGHAGHQPSPYAGSLPCTCGGRGHLEAIAAGPGLAAEYARRTGRPVDDLRSVAARAEGGDDTAREVVRLGGAAVGSAVGGLVNVLDPHAVVVGGGVTGLGAPWWRALRDAVRRETLPGLVDVPVLASALGADAPLLGAASLAWEAVA, via the coding sequence ATGTCCGAGGCACGCGATCGCGCAGCCGGCGCCGACGAGGCGGTCGCCGCGCTCGACATCGGGGGTACGAAGACGGCAGCCGCCCTCGTGACGGGGCAGGGGGTCGTCCTCGACCGGGTCACCGCCGCCACCCCGGGCAGGGCGGGCGCCAGCGCCGTCCTCGCCACCGCCGCCGACCTCGTCCACCGGCTGGGGGCGAGGGCGCCGGGGACACGCGTACGTGCCGTCGGGGTCGGCAGCGCCGGGGTGGTCGACAGCCGGACGGGCCGGGTGCTCTCGGCCACCGACGTGCTGACCGGCTGGGCCGGCACCGACCTGGCCGGGCGGCTGCGGGAGCTGACGGGCCTGCCCGTGGCCGTCATCAACGACGTGCACGCGCACGCCCTCGGCGAGGCGCGTCACGGCCCGGCGGCCGGGCACGAGACGATGCTCTTCGTCGCCGTCGGAACCGGCATCGGTGCCTCGTTCGTCGTCGGCGGCGGCGTGCTCGCCGGCGCCCACAGCGCGGCCGGCCACGCCGGTCACCAGCCCTCCCCGTACGCGGGGTCGCTGCCCTGCACCTGCGGCGGGCGCGGGCACCTCGAAGCGATCGCCGCCGGGCCCGGCCTCGCCGCGGAGTACGCGCGGCGCACCGGCCGGCCGGTCGACGACCTGCGGTCCGTGGCCGCCCGCGCCGAGGGCGGTGACGACACGGCGCGGGAGGTCGTCCGGCTGGGCGGGGCGGCGGTCGGCTCGGCCGTCGGCGGGCTGGTCAACGTGCTCGACCCGCACGCCGTGGTGGTCGGCGGCGGCGTCACCGGGCTCGGCGCGCCCTGGTGGCGGGCACTTCGCGACGCCGTACGGCGGGAGACGCTGCCCGGCCTGGTGGACGTGCCCGTGCTGGCCTCGGCCCTCGGCGCCGACGCACCCCTGCTCGGCGCCGCCTCGCTCGCCTGGGAGGCCGTCGCATGA
- a CDS encoding N-acetylmannosamine-6-phosphate 2-epimerase, which yields MNALVAQLRHRLVVSCQAYPGEPMRDPDTMRRVALAAADGGAAGIRAQGLADIAAIRDAVDLPLIGLWKDGDDDVFITPTLDHALAVARAGAHVVALDGTSRPRPDGRTLAETVAAVHERTGALVMADCATLDEGIAAAEAGADVVGTTLAGYTSYTRKGPGPDLDLVARLAREIDVPVVAEGRIHTPAQAAQALRAGAWAVVVGTAITHPTTITGWFASAMADAR from the coding sequence ATGAACGCGCTCGTCGCACAGCTGCGCCACCGCCTGGTGGTCTCCTGCCAGGCCTACCCCGGCGAGCCGATGCGCGACCCGGACACGATGCGCCGGGTCGCCCTCGCCGCCGCCGACGGCGGCGCCGCCGGCATCCGCGCCCAGGGGCTGGCGGACATCGCGGCCATCCGGGACGCCGTCGACCTCCCGCTGATCGGGCTCTGGAAGGACGGCGACGACGACGTCTTCATCACCCCGACGCTCGACCACGCGCTGGCCGTGGCCCGGGCCGGCGCGCACGTCGTCGCGCTCGACGGCACGTCCCGGCCCCGGCCCGACGGCCGTACCCTCGCCGAGACCGTCGCCGCCGTCCACGAGCGGACCGGGGCCCTGGTGATGGCCGACTGCGCCACCCTCGACGAGGGGATCGCCGCCGCCGAGGCGGGCGCCGACGTGGTCGGCACCACCCTGGCCGGCTACACGTCGTACACCCGCAAGGGGCCCGGCCCGGACCTGGACCTGGTGGCCCGGCTCGCCCGCGAGATCGACGTGCCGGTGGTCGCGGAGGGCCGCATCCACACCCCCGCGCAGGCGGCGCAGGCGCTGCGGGCCGGCGCGTGGGCGGTGGTGGTCGGCACGGCGATCACCCACCCCACCACCATCACCGGCTGGTTCGCGTCCGCCATGGCCGACGCCCGGTAG
- a CDS encoding acetylxylan esterase encodes MALSDLTLADCRAYQPELAVPEDLDAFWARTLGDDGAGPAAYEPVDTGLTQVRTFSVTVPGYGGEPVHGWLHLPTNVAGPLPCVVEYLGYGRGRGLPHEKLFWAAAGFAHLIMDTRGQGWSAAAGSTADPHPHPGGTVPGFLTRGVTDPDDFYYRRLITDAVRFARAARDHPAVDADRVAVTGVSQGGGLALEVAALFPGVAAAMPDVPFLCDFRRGVQVALRGPYGEIAEYLKLHRDRVGQVFRTLSYFDAAVLAPRATAPALFSIALLDQVCPPSTCFAAYHRYGGEKELRVYEFNDHEGGEAAHQLEQLTWLHKVFGRR; translated from the coding sequence GTGGCGCTGAGCGATCTCACCCTCGCCGACTGCCGGGCGTACCAGCCCGAACTGGCCGTTCCGGAGGACCTGGACGCCTTCTGGGCGCGGACGCTGGGTGACGACGGGGCGGGACCGGCGGCGTACGAGCCCGTCGACACCGGCCTCACCCAGGTCCGTACCTTCTCGGTCACCGTCCCCGGCTACGGCGGCGAGCCCGTGCACGGTTGGTTGCACCTGCCCACGAACGTCGCGGGGCCGCTGCCGTGCGTGGTCGAGTACCTCGGTTACGGCCGTGGCCGCGGCCTGCCGCACGAGAAGCTGTTCTGGGCGGCGGCCGGCTTCGCGCATCTGATCATGGACACCCGGGGCCAGGGCTGGAGCGCCGCCGCCGGCAGCACCGCCGACCCGCACCCTCATCCGGGCGGCACCGTGCCCGGCTTCCTCACCCGCGGCGTCACCGATCCCGACGACTTCTACTACCGCAGGCTGATCACCGACGCCGTGCGGTTCGCCCGCGCCGCGCGGGACCATCCCGCCGTCGACGCCGACCGTGTCGCCGTCACGGGTGTCAGCCAGGGCGGTGGCCTGGCGCTGGAGGTGGCGGCGCTGTTCCCGGGCGTGGCGGCGGCCATGCCCGACGTGCCGTTCCTGTGCGACTTCCGCCGTGGCGTGCAGGTCGCCCTCCGCGGCCCCTACGGTGAGATCGCCGAATACCTGAAGCTGCACCGCGACCGGGTCGGCCAGGTGTTCCGCACGTTGTCCTACTTCGACGCCGCCGTGCTCGCGCCACGCGCGACCGCGCCCGCGCTGTTCTCCATCGCGCTGCTGGACCAGGTCTGCCCGCCCTCGACCTGTTTCGCCGCCTACCACCGCTACGGCGGCGAGAAGGAGCTGCGCGTGTACGAGTTCAACGACCACGAAGGCGGCGAGGCGGCGCATCAGCTCGAACAGCTCACCTGGCTGCACAAGGTCTTCGGCCGGCGGTGA
- a CDS encoding DUF6223 family protein → MSSSGTLKSVRLMLAAAVAAPIGGLGLAAPAAAHVATRPAAAEAYAMSAGRLTAAAAGVLALAGVIVGGLALARPTSRIGTGAGRLGATLALAAALTGMALGAVVVLTADSGIGTGNGRGGAYLALVMGLAATVLGGLAMARSRRTG, encoded by the coding sequence ATGAGCTCGTCAGGAACCCTGAAGTCGGTCCGACTGATGCTGGCCGCCGCCGTGGCCGCCCCGATCGGCGGGCTGGGGCTCGCCGCACCGGCGGCCGCACACGTGGCGACCCGACCGGCGGCCGCCGAGGCGTACGCCATGAGCGCCGGACGGCTCACGGCGGCCGCCGCCGGCGTGCTGGCGCTGGCCGGCGTGATCGTCGGTGGGCTGGCCCTGGCCCGCCCCACCAGTCGGATCGGCACCGGCGCCGGGCGGCTCGGCGCCACCCTGGCCCTGGCGGCGGCGCTGACCGGCATGGCCCTCGGCGCCGTGGTGGTGCTCACCGCCGACAGCGGCATCGGCACCGGCAACGGGCGGGGCGGAGCCTATCTGGCCCTGGTGATGGGGCTGGCCGCCACGGTCCTCGGCGGGCTGGCGATGGCCCGCTCCCGCCGCACCGGCTGA